The sequence AGCGCTGCGCTACGGCAAAGGGCTCTACGCCGACGATCTGGCCGCGGTGCACCTGGTGGTCGACGCCGCGCACGCCACACTGCTGCAGCAGCGCTGGGAGTACTACGGCCTGGACACCCCGCTGCGGGTGGTCGACTGCCCGGACCGCCGGCTGACTCGCACCGCCCAGCAGCTGGTCGACACGGCGCGGGCCCAATATCCGGACTGCCACGTGACCGTGTTGCTGCCCCGGCGCACCTACGCGCCGCTGCTGGGGCGCCTGCTGCACGATCGCACCGCGGACAAGATCGCCAAGGCCGTGAGCCTGGTTCCCGACGCGGCGGCGACGATCGTGCCCTACGACGTGCAGTCGCGCGTGCGTCAGGCGTTCCCGGACCTATTCGAACAGCGCCTGGTGCGCGAAGTCGGGAAGCTCCAGCAGTGGGTGGCGCGCCACGACCAGCAGGACGTGGACCGCTACGAGCATCCGGCGCCGCCACCGGACGCCATCGCGGTGGACGCCCTCATCGTCGGGCACCTGGCCACCGTCGAGGGGCGGGTCAACGAGGTCGACGACACCATCAGGAACGGCAAGCCGGTCCGCGTCGCGGTGGTCGGAGACGGCACCGGCGAGCTGCGCGCGACATTTCCCGCGGGGCGGGGCACCGACATCGCCCCCGGTGATGTGGTTGCGCTCACCGGCAAGGCGCGGCGAAACGGCAACGGACCGGTGTACATGTCTGACCCGAGCTATCGAATCGTCACAGCGACGGGCGAACAGCGGACGTCGCAATAGTGCGAAGCCCGGTCATGGTTGGCTGTCCAGCCATGCAGCGACGCCGCCATGGCCCGCGCAGGAACCATTCCGGCGAGTTGAGAACGAATACGTGCCGTCTCGGCACTGCGCGTTGGCTCCCGCTGGCGCAGAAGGGAAGGCAGATGGCTGCGATGTCGTCGGATGGCTCGTCGGTGGCGTCCCGCTCGACTCACCGGTCTTTGCGCCCACGACCCGGACCAGAACAACAATGACGACGACTGCGACGACAACGGCCGCAAGTACCCAAAGCCACTTCGGCACAGAACGTTTTGTCGGTGCGTCCGCCGCATCCGTTATGTCCTTTTCTGCCGGGGCATTCGCCGACGCGGGGCGTTGGGCCTGCTCCGCCGGCAAGCTTTGGGAGAGTGCGAACCACTGCTCGGAGATGCTCTTGAACCGCTTGAGCTGTTCATCGGGAAGTCCGCACTCTTGTGCCTGACGGTGAACTCGCCGCCAGACGAGTCCGTATTCGCTGGCCACATCGGCGCTCGGTGCGGTCCCCCTCGAAGGCGGGATGGGTGAGTAGGGGTACTCGTCGGGCGGAGCGGGGTAGCCGGGGGCGGGGAATCCTGCCGTGCGTTGGGCGAGCCAGAGCCACGCCATCGTCTCGGCTTTCGCTTTCCTCAGCGCTTCTGCGACGTCTTCTTCGGGCACCACTTTGGTGATGGTCTTGAGGGCAGCGCCCTTGGCATCGTCAGCCTTGCCCAGTCCGGCGACGACGGCGTAGCTCTCGGCCTGCACAGAGGTTGGTGCGATCACCCACTGCCCGGGCACCGGCGGCTCGTTAAAGGGCCAGTGGCAGAGGTCTTCAGGACCGTCATCGGTGACCGGCTTGGTTAGGGAACGGTGGGCAACCCGGACGATCGTCGGTCCCATACCGGTGCCGCCGTCCTTGTCGTTTTGCGTCTGCACGCGTCGAGTATTCGGCTACCGGACCGTGGAGGGAAGTCATGGGAGCGTGGCTTGTGAGCGAGCCCACTTCGGATCCGGCGGGACTGCCACCTCGGGTCGACTGAGTGTCAGCCGCAGTGTGCTGCGCTACACCGAAATGTCTTCTGAGCTGTGCGCCGTCAGGGTTTCGAACCCCGGACCCGCTGATTAAGAGTCAGCTGCTCTACCAACTGAGCTAACGGCGCCGTGCGGTCAAGAACCGCGAAAGAGACAATAACAGGCGCCGCGCCGGGAGACGAAATCGCGACGTCAGGGCGCTCTCCCGGACGGAACAGCGGCAGTGTCGATTACCCACTAGACTGCCTGCGAGCAGCATCAGCACGGTCAGGTGGGAAAAGCATGGGGCAGGTCGGTTTGGCACAACGCTGCCGGGGGTTAGGGTCCCGGGCAGCGGCATTGCTGATGGTTTCGGCTGCGGTGATGAGCATGAGCGCCTGCGGCAGCAACGCCGACGCCGAAGCGGCCAAGATCATCACCGACAAGGGCACCCCCTTTGCTGACCTGCTGGTTCCCAAGGTCACCGCGTCGGTCACCGACAAGGCGGTCGGTGTTGCGGTGGACGCGCCGGTGACAGTGACCGCCGAGGACGGCGTGCTCGATTCCGTCACCATGGTCAACGAGTACGGCGCAGTCGTCGACGGCAAGCTCAGCGCCGACGGATTGACCTGGGCGACATCCGAACAGCTCGGCTACAACAAGCGCTATACGGTCAACGCGAAGGCGCTGGGACTCGGTGGCGTGACCAGCCGGCAGATGACATTTCAGACGCACTCGCCGCAGAACCTGACCATGCCTTACGTCATGCCGCGTGACGGCGAGGTGGTCGGCGTCGGTCAGCCGGTAGCGATTCGATTCGACGAGAACATCGTCGACCGCGAGGCGGCCGAGAAGGCGATCACCATCACCACCGATCCTCCGGTGGTGGGCGCCTTCTACTGGCTGAACAATCGCGAGGTGCGCTGGCGCCCGCAAGCCTTCTGGAAGCCGGGAACCAACGTGGACGTGCAGGTCAACACCTATGGGGTGGATCTGGGCAACGGGGTCTACGGACAGGACAACGCGGCCAGCCACTTCGTCATCGGCGACGAGGTGATCGCCACCGTCGACGACGACACCAAGTCGATGGTGGTGCGCATCAACGGCGAAGTGGCCAAGACCATGCCGGTGTCGATGGGCAAAGAGAGCACCCCGACCAACAACGGCACCTACATCGTCGGCGAGCGTTTCGCGCACATCGTCATGGACTCGTCCACCTACGGGGTGCCGGTCAACTCGCCCAACGGGTATCGCACCGACGTCGACTGGGCCACCCAGATCTCCTACAGCGGCATCTTCGTGCACTCGGCCCCGTGGTCGGTGGGAGCCCAGGGCTACGCCAACACCAGTCACGGCTGCATCAACGTCAGCCCCAGCAACGCGCTGTGGTTCTACGACCACGTCAAACGCGGCGACGTGGTGCAGATCAACAACACCATCGGCGCACCACTGGCCGGCGACGAGGGCCTGGGCGACTGGAATGTGCCGTGGTCGCAGTGGCAGGCCGGCAACGCCAAAGATCCGGTGCGCTGACGCGCTAGGCGCGGTCAGGCCGGGGGCGGTTCGCCGTCCTCGCGCAGGTACTCCTCGTTGCCGTTGGGATAACCCCCGCCGAACGTGGTGATGTGCACGTGGTCGTAGTGGCCGTTGCCGCGACCGCTGGGCCCCGCCGGCGTGTAGTAGGTGCCGCGCCAGATCGCGTCCTGCATGGCGAACCGACCGGCGTTCTGCCTGACGTAGTCGACGATCTGGTCTCCCAACGCGATGCCCTCGGGGCTACCCGGGTTGGGGATCATCACGTCGATGGCCAGGCCGGAGGGATGCCAGCGCTGGCCGTCGGGACGCACGCCGATCATGTCGTGAATCTGCGGGAACGCTTCGCTGATGCTGCGTGCGACGAGGATGGTCTTGACCTGCATGCCGCGCTCGTTGACGATTCCCGGCGGCAGCGCGTGCGGCGCCGGCATGGACCAATTGGTCACCAGATCGGGCGCGGGCGGTCCCCAGTCCTGTGGCGGGGGCGGAATGTCCTCCGGGGGCGGAGGTGGTCCGTCTTCGGGTGGTGGGGGAGGCGCGTCCTCCGGCGGCGGAGGCGGCAGGTCTTCGGGCGGCGGCGGAGGCGCGTCCTCCGGCGGCGGGGGTGGCCCGTCCTCAGGTGGTGGGGGAGGTGCGTCTTCCGGTGGTGGAGGGGGCGCTTCCTCGGGCGGCGGCGGCGCATCGGCGGCGGCCGGAGGTGGAGGTTCGTCGTTGTTTCCCGGCTCGGCACCGACGCCGCCGGCCAAGAACACGGCGGCCGGCAACAGAGTCGTCGCGGCCAGAACCGAGGATTTCATGCGCAGATCTACTAGTCCTTGCGTGAGCACGCAGGGAACCGTAACCAAAACGTTATCTCGACATCAACCCGGCACGCGGAAAGGCGCGTCCGAAGTGGATGGCCGGCGGTAGGGCAATCACGGGTTGCGCGGCAGTCAGACCAGGTCAGCCTGGTAATGGGCGCCGGTGATCTCGAACGTGATGAGCGGGTGTTCGCTAGATCACTAAATCCCGAACACCGCGGCGATTGCTGACACCACATCGGTGAAATCAGCCTGGGCGGCCTCGGCCAGCGGCGTCAGGGCCGACCAGGGCGGGAACAGATCACTGATCGCGTTCTGAAAACCTTGCTGGGCGCCATCGATGAGTGCTTGCTGGACGGCGGACCAGTCCAGGCCGGTCGGGAACAATCCGAGGGGAGTAGCCACATTCGCCGGTCCCGGGAACCAGCCGTCGGTGATGTTGCCGTAGCCCAGGTTGACCAGGATCCTCATATCGGGCTCCAGCAGGTCATAGAGCGGCTGCCCGATCACCGGCAGGAGTAGTAGTGGGGACAGCAGCGGCAGGGTCTGCGCCGGAATCATGTAGTAGTTCGTCAGGCCCTCGCCGGTGAGTTCCGCAGAGCCCGGCAACAGCACCGCGTTGCTGATCTGATCAGCGTCGATACTCAGATACTCCAGATGCTGGGTGAAGATGCCCATGAAGGCGTTGAGGTCGGACAGCAGGTTGAGCGGATAGCGGGGGAAGTCGGCGAAACCGTCGTACTCGAAGTTGTAGATGTCGGTGGGGTACAGATTGTCGGGCGTCGTCGGGAACACTCCCAAGCCGGACCAGATACCCCCGTTGGGGGCAACGGGATCGCCGACCAGCATGAAGCGCACGAGGTCGCTGGGTACGCCCTGGGCGTGCAGCTGGTCCATGGTCAGGCCGGAGAATCCGGCGCTTTGCGAGTACCCGAACACCACGACCGGATTTTCCGCACTGACTCCTCCGCCGGCGATCTGCTGCTGAATCGCGGTCGTCAGGATCTGTGCCCCTTCGATCCGTGACTCGGCCTTGTCGAAAAACAGCCGTTCGGGCGTGGTCAGGATCTGGATGGTGCCGGTAAAGCCATGCGGTTGCAGGTAGAGCTCGTTGGCCAGGTCGGCGTAGCGCTGGCCCGGCGTCGGAATCCCGCTGGGGCCCAAGATCAGGGCGGTGCCGCCCCCGAGCGGGGAGCCGGCTGTATCGCTGGCGGTCAGCCGCACATCGGCCGTGCGTGGGCCGTCGGCGGACGGCATCGGCAGGGCCGCGGTGATCAGTCCCGCGGTGACGGCCGTGAGGGGCCCGATAACTCGAAGCCGGCGGGTGGGCTTAGGAGCGGACCACATCGAGAGTTCCTCCCTACAGCGTCAGCGACGCTGTCCTACGCCCCCCGGCGGCCGAGATTGCCGGTTTCAATATCGGGGACGCGGCGGATGGCGTCAACGCCACATCCGGGAAGGCCGGTCCGCGAGCCCTGCGCTGGGCGAGTTCCCCGCAAATCCTGAGCATTGCCTGTGTGATTGCTAGTGTCGTCGGCAGTCTCGCGCAAACTTCGACGAGGGAATCCGATCGTGACAAAGGTGCAGCGGTTTCTGTGCGGTGCGACCGTCGCCGGCCTGGTTGCCGGAACGGGGGCGGTGGTAGGGGCGCAGACGGGGCCGTCCGAGCTGCGCGCCGACTGGATGCTGGCCGCGGAGCACGTGCTGCTGATCGGTACCGACGGCACCAACTTGGACAAGATCCTGGAGTACGCCTACAACGCGGGCAGCGGCTTCAAAACCGCGATGGACCAAGGCATTACCGGAACCGCAAGCCTGATTAACCACACCACCTTCTCCGGCCCGTCATGGTCAACGATCCTCACCGGCGTATGGGACGACAAGCACGGGGTGACCAACAACCTGTTCAGCTCCGAGCCGTACAACCTGTGGCCGACCGTGTTCAACCTGCTCGAGTACTACAAGCCCGAGGTCAACACTTCGGTGATCGCCGACTGGGACTACATCAACGACATCGCTGCTGCGGGCGGCTACCCGGCCGACAGCAACATCTTCGTCCCCTTCGAAACCAACTGGGCCGACGCCGACGCGCTGGTCACCGCGCAGACCATCGCTCAGATCCTGGCGACCGCGGACAACCCGGACGACATCTCCAACTTCCTGTTCTCCTACCAAGTGCAGGTCGACGAGGCCGGACACGGATTCGGTGGCGGGTCGCCCGAATACGCCCAAGCTGTCGTGAACGTCGGCGCCAACATCCAGCAGATCTTGGCCGCGGTCGAGCAGGTCAAGGCGACCACCGGTGACGACTGGTCGATCATCATCACCACCGACCACGGCCACCAGCAGTCGCTGGGACTCCTGGGCCACGGCTTCCAGTCGCCCAACGAGACGTCGTCTTTCGTCATCTTCGATCAGGCCGGCGAGCACGCGAGCGACGGCAGCCAGAACCTGAACTTCTCCACCGTCGACATCACACCAACGATCTTGTCGCTGTTCGGAGTTCCGCTGCGGTCGGACTTCGACGGCGTCTCGATGGCCAACGACCCGAGCATCCTGAACAGCACCGTCACACCCGTCGACCTCAAGCAGGCCCTCCTCGACGCGATCGCGATGTCCGGCTATCCCAATATCGGAAACGAGATCGCGCTGGCCGTCCGCACGGTGGTCACCTCCATCCCGTACGGGCTCAATCTCGTCGTCACCGAGATCGACAAGCTCCTGCAGTCGATCGTCGACCAGGACATCTTCCTGATCAGTGGGCTCGCCCAATTCGCCCAGCAGATCAACGATTTCGTGGGCGGTCTGGTGGTGGACACGAGCGTTGCGCTGGCTCGGGGCGTTGCGTACCTGACCGGATCGGGAGTCATCGCGCCGACCGACCCGCCGCTGCCGGGCGCCTCCGAGTTCTCCGACCCGTGGGGGCTACTCACCGGGGACAGCAGCCTGTTCGCGCCCGACCATACGCTCGGGGGATTCGAGCTGCCCGCGCTGCTGGATGCCTGATACGCATCGGGCTCGGGCTGATCCCAGGCCACGGAGGCCGAAGTTAGGGTAGCCTAATTTCATGCCTACAACGTGGATGGACGCTGTGATACGTCAGGTGCGCCGGGTTGGTGACTTCCCTTTTCCGCACCAGGCCGCCTTCCTGCTGGACAATCCGCTTCACCGACGCTTTGTCAATCCTGGTGGCGTGGTCGAGCAGCTAGCGCTTGGCGGAGGTGAACGAGTGCTGGAGATCGGACCTGGTCCGGGGATCTTCAGTATTGAGATCGCCCGCCGGCTGACGACCGGCCACCTCGATCTTTTCGATATCCAACCGCAGATGCTGGAGAAGGTGAGGCGAAAAATTGAGGCTGCCGGCTACCGCAATGTGCAGTTTCACTCGGGCGACGCCAGTGACGGGCTTCCCTTCCCCGACAACACTTTTGATCTTGCGTTTCTGGCTAGCGTGATCGGCGAGGTTCCGGACAAAGCGGCATGTGCGGAGTCTTTGCAGAAAGTGATCAAGCCGGGTGGGCGGCTGGTCTTCCAGGAGATATTCCTTGACCCCGATCGACTGGGCGTCGCAGAACTACGTGCTCTTTTCGAACCCAAGGGCTTTGTGCTCAAGTCCGCGACGGGAAACCGATGGCGTGACATCGTGGAATTCACTCGGGGTGAGGCTGCCTAGGCGCCTTTCGCGCTGGCGTCTTCAAGAACGCAGAAGGTGGGAGGGCAAAAATGCCCTCCCACCTGCGGGGTGGCTGACGGGACTCGAACCCGCGACACCCAGGATCACAACCTGGTGCTCTACCAACTGAACTACAGCCACCATTGCTGCCGACTAGCAAGCAGCGTCGTCGATACTAACCGCTAGGGCGCTCAGCGACCGAATCGATATCGTCGGGCGCGTCCACCGGCGGCCCCAGTTCCCCGGCGATCGCGGCAATGTCGCTGGTAGACGGCCCGGGCGGGGCGACGAACGCGGTGCGCCGGTAGTACTTCAATTCCCGGATGGACTCGTGGATGTCGGCCAGTGCGCGGTGCGCCAGGCCCTTCTCCGGCTGGCCGAAGTAGATCCGCGGATACCAGCGACGGCACAACTCCTTGATCGAGCTGACGTCGATCATCCGGTAGTGCAGGTAGTCGTTGAGGGCGGCCATGTCGCGAGCCAGGAAGCCGCGGTCGGTGCCGATCGAGTTGCCCGCCAGCGGCGCCGTCTTGGCCTGCTTGACGTGGGTGCGGATGTAGTCGAGCACCATCGCTTCGGCGGTAGCCAGGTCGATCGTCGACGCCCTGACCTCGTCGATCAGGCCCGATCGGGTGTGCATCTCGGTCACCACCGGGCTCATCGCGTCCAGGTCCGCGTCGTCGGCATGGATCACCACGTCAATACCGTCGCCCAGGATGTTCAGCTCACCGTCGGTGACCAGGACGGCGATCTCGATGAGCTTGTCCGAGCCCAGATCCAGGCCGGTCATCTCACAGTCGATCCAGACGAGTTCGTCTCGTGCAGCAC is a genomic window of Mycolicibacter heraklionensis containing:
- a CDS encoding class I SAM-dependent methyltransferase, with amino-acid sequence MDAVIRQVRRVGDFPFPHQAAFLLDNPLHRRFVNPGGVVEQLALGGGERVLEIGPGPGIFSIEIARRLTTGHLDLFDIQPQMLEKVRRKIEAAGYRNVQFHSGDASDGLPFPDNTFDLAFLASVIGEVPDKAACAESLQKVIKPGGRLVFQEIFLDPDRLGVAELRALFEPKGFVLKSATGNRWRDIVEFTRGEAA
- the orn gene encoding oligoribonuclease, which gives rise to MSAARDELVWIDCEMTGLDLGSDKLIEIAVLVTDGELNILGDGIDVVIHADDADLDAMSPVVTEMHTRSGLIDEVRASTIDLATAEAMVLDYIRTHVKQAKTAPLAGNSIGTDRGFLARDMAALNDYLHYRMIDVSSIKELCRRWYPRIYFGQPEKGLAHRALADIHESIRELKYYRRTAFVAPPGPSTSDIAAIAGELGPPVDAPDDIDSVAERPSG
- a CDS encoding DUF3761 domain-containing protein, which translates into the protein MQTQNDKDGGTGMGPTIVRVAHRSLTKPVTDDGPEDLCHWPFNEPPVPGQWVIAPTSVQAESYAVVAGLGKADDAKGAALKTITKVVPEEDVAEALRKAKAETMAWLWLAQRTAGFPAPGYPAPPDEYPYSPIPPSRGTAPSADVASEYGLVWRRVHRQAQECGLPDEQLKRFKSISEQWFALSQSLPAEQAQRPASANAPAEKDITDAADAPTKRSVPKWLWVLAAVVVAVVVIVVLVRVVGAKTGESSGTPPTSHPTTSQPSAFPSAPAGANAQCRDGTYSFSTRRNGSCAGHGGVAAWLDSQP
- a CDS encoding PE-PPE domain-containing protein, encoding MWSAPKPTRRLRVIGPLTAVTAGLITAALPMPSADGPRTADVRLTASDTAGSPLGGGTALILGPSGIPTPGQRYADLANELYLQPHGFTGTIQILTTPERLFFDKAESRIEGAQILTTAIQQQIAGGGVSAENPVVVFGYSQSAGFSGLTMDQLHAQGVPSDLVRFMLVGDPVAPNGGIWSGLGVFPTTPDNLYPTDIYNFEYDGFADFPRYPLNLLSDLNAFMGIFTQHLEYLSIDADQISNAVLLPGSAELTGEGLTNYYMIPAQTLPLLSPLLLLPVIGQPLYDLLEPDMRILVNLGYGNITDGWFPGPANVATPLGLFPTGLDWSAVQQALIDGAQQGFQNAISDLFPPWSALTPLAEAAQADFTDVVSAIAAVFGI
- a CDS encoding L,D-transpeptidase — encoded protein: MSMSACGSNADAEAAKIITDKGTPFADLLVPKVTASVTDKAVGVAVDAPVTVTAEDGVLDSVTMVNEYGAVVDGKLSADGLTWATSEQLGYNKRYTVNAKALGLGGVTSRQMTFQTHSPQNLTMPYVMPRDGEVVGVGQPVAIRFDENIVDREAAEKAITITTDPPVVGAFYWLNNREVRWRPQAFWKPGTNVDVQVNTYGVDLGNGVYGQDNAASHFVIGDEVIATVDDDTKSMVVRINGEVAKTMPVSMGKESTPTNNGTYIVGERFAHIVMDSSTYGVPVNSPNGYRTDVDWATQISYSGIFVHSAPWSVGAQGYANTSHGCINVSPSNALWFYDHVKRGDVVQINNTIGAPLAGDEGLGDWNVPWSQWQAGNAKDPVR
- a CDS encoding alkaline phosphatase family protein — translated: MTKVQRFLCGATVAGLVAGTGAVVGAQTGPSELRADWMLAAEHVLLIGTDGTNLDKILEYAYNAGSGFKTAMDQGITGTASLINHTTFSGPSWSTILTGVWDDKHGVTNNLFSSEPYNLWPTVFNLLEYYKPEVNTSVIADWDYINDIAAAGGYPADSNIFVPFETNWADADALVTAQTIAQILATADNPDDISNFLFSYQVQVDEAGHGFGGGSPEYAQAVVNVGANIQQILAAVEQVKATTGDDWSIIITTDHGHQQSLGLLGHGFQSPNETSSFVIFDQAGEHASDGSQNLNFSTVDITPTILSLFGVPLRSDFDGVSMANDPSILNSTVTPVDLKQALLDAIAMSGYPNIGNEIALAVRTVVTSIPYGLNLVVTEIDKLLQSIVDQDIFLISGLAQFAQQINDFVGGLVVDTSVALARGVAYLTGSGVIAPTDPPLPGASEFSDPWGLLTGDSSLFAPDHTLGGFELPALLDA